From a region of the Fischerella sp. JS2 genome:
- a CDS encoding four helix bundle protein, protein MTDFRELREWEKAHELTVAVYEATQSFPEEELLGLTQQIRLACSAIPVKIAQGCNREDREDQVNFLEMAMDAAIEVEYYLLLCYELDMLDSTDYDRLVSKTVEAKELLELFIDKLSHR, encoded by the coding sequence ATGACAGACTTCCGAGAACTCAGAGAATGGGAAAAAGCCCATGAGTTAACAGTTGCAGTCTATGAAGCTACACAGTCTTTCCCAGAAGAGGAATTACTGGGGTTAACACAACAAATACGTTTAGCCTGTTCTGCAATCCCCGTGAAAATAGCCCAGGGATGCAATCGCGAAGACAGAGAAGATCAAGTTAATTTTCTGGAAATGGCAATGGATGCAGCGATTGAGGTAGAGTATTATCTCTTGCTGTGTTATGAATTGGATATGCTTGATTCTACTGATTACGATCGCCTAGTCAGCAAGACAGTGGAAGCAAAAGAATTATTGGAATTGTTCATTGATAAGCTGAGCCATAGATAG